The following proteins are co-located in the Triticum aestivum cultivar Chinese Spring chromosome 1A, IWGSC CS RefSeq v2.1, whole genome shotgun sequence genome:
- the LOC123063121 gene encoding uncharacterized protein isoform X1, with translation MVEVGKAAHRTAPGDAASLRRQQRRPASVRSQPPKPDGALSGEGPDTSSSSRVLGLTEGQMPMPTSGGGLDLDIHPRAHLPLLGIFLSPHRRSPPSRHPHCRSPPPRQRLLLLLPPARLLAPERPNHASLLHGILICLCVLAALIAGPVAGRGALDPAGGGALGRRPPRRRLLDRPVHSQLLYRLMLRLYCRETTRHRPCKLVNSRRGIERDHTPRPWRLQSIVIWLDCFRYNLGLGTSRKQGFGPGRVSPLVPVQSRTGTNVGIGPGS, from the exons atggtTGAGGTCGGCAAAGCGGCCCATCGCACGGCGCCTGGGgacgccgcctccctccgccgccagcaGCGGCGACCGGCTAGCGTGCGTTCGCAGCCGCCAAAACCGGATGGCGCGCTGTCCGGCGAGGGGCCCGACACATCGTCTTCGTCGCGCGTCTTGGGCCTGACGGAGGGGCAGATGCCGATGCCCACCAGCGGTGGCGGGCTCGATCTGGATATTCATCCTCGTGCCCACCTGCCGCTCCTCGGCATATTCCTCTCCCCGCACCGCCGCTCGCCTCCGTCGCGTCACCCGCACTGCCGCTCACCTCCGCCTCGTCAGCGCCTTCTGCTGCTACTGCCGCCGGCGCGTCTCCTAGCTCCTGAACGACCAAACCATGCATCACTACTCCATGGGATTCTAATTTGCCTTTGCGTGCTTGCAGCTTTGATTGCTGGACCAGTTGCTGGACGTGGTGCACTGGATCCGGCAGGCGGTGGTGCTCTGGGGCGTCGTCCCCCTCGTCGGCGCCTTCTCGATCGTCCT GTACACTCACAATTATTGTACAGATTGATGCTACGGCTATACTGCAG GGAAACGACGCGACACAGACCTTGCAAGTTGGTGAATAGCAGGCGGGGGATCGAGCGAGACCACACGCCCAGGCCATGGAGGTTGCAGAGCATAGTTATATGGTTGGACTGTTTCAG GTACAACCTTGGactaggcactagtagaaaacagggctttggtccaggccgggtcagcccattagtcccggttcagtccagaaccgggaccaatgtgggcattggtcccggttcgtga
- the LOC123063121 gene encoding uncharacterized protein isoform X2 produces MVEVGKAAHRTAPGDAASLRRQQRRPASVRSQPPKPDGALSGEGPDTSSSSRVLGLTEGQMPMPTSGGGLDLDIHPRAHLPLLGIFLSPHRRSPPSRHPHCRSPPPRQRLLLLLPPARLLAPERPNHASLLHGILICLCVLAALIAGPVAGRGALDPAGGGALGRRPPRRRLLDRPVHSQLLYRLMLRLYCSAGGQGHLRRRRWALLARRLMRLSAIGGWGLGLAAAASDGGRRKKERG; encoded by the exons atggtTGAGGTCGGCAAAGCGGCCCATCGCACGGCGCCTGGGgacgccgcctccctccgccgccagcaGCGGCGACCGGCTAGCGTGCGTTCGCAGCCGCCAAAACCGGATGGCGCGCTGTCCGGCGAGGGGCCCGACACATCGTCTTCGTCGCGCGTCTTGGGCCTGACGGAGGGGCAGATGCCGATGCCCACCAGCGGTGGCGGGCTCGATCTGGATATTCATCCTCGTGCCCACCTGCCGCTCCTCGGCATATTCCTCTCCCCGCACCGCCGCTCGCCTCCGTCGCGTCACCCGCACTGCCGCTCACCTCCGCCTCGTCAGCGCCTTCTGCTGCTACTGCCGCCGGCGCGTCTCCTAGCTCCTGAACGACCAAACCATGCATCACTACTCCATGGGATTCTAATTTGCCTTTGCGTGCTTGCAGCTTTGATTGCTGGACCAGTTGCTGGACGTGGTGCACTGGATCCGGCAGGCGGTGGTGCTCTGGGGCGTCGTCCCCCTCGTCGGCGCCTTCTCGATCGTCCT GTACACTCACAATTATTGTACAGATTGATGCTACGGCTATACTGCAG CGCAGGTGGGCAGGGGCACCTTCGGCGGCGTAGATGGGCCTTGCTCGCGCGACGGTTGATGAGGTTGAGTGCCATTGGTGGCTGGGGCCTAGGGTTGGCTGCTGCCGCGAGCGACGGGGGacggaggaagaaggaaagggggtaa